The following are encoded together in the Lactuca sativa cultivar Salinas chromosome 1, Lsat_Salinas_v11, whole genome shotgun sequence genome:
- the LOC111916749 gene encoding myb-related protein 306, producing MGRPPCCDSIGVKKGPWTPEEDIILVSYIQQHGPGNWRSVPTSTGLLRCSKSCRLRWTNYLRPGIKRGNFTEQEDKMIIHLQALLGNRWAAIASYLPQRTDNDIKNYWNTHLKKRLHNYRSNSDQENHHHQQGASTSSSSSETITTAKGQWERKLQTDIHMAKQALSDALSLHTKPTTSWQQPPTPTAPIDHQPELPPPPPVIFNASSYALSSENIARLLPNWLKKSGKSSQTSSESIGTFNQQFPSPPTSEGLKNYGNSEVSETTSLFQAESKPNIMEYQIPSLTFLEKCLFDDAAQGHEGFMDMSLEESDSLF from the exons ATGGGAAGACCACCATGCTGTGATAGCATCGGAGTGAAGAAAGGGCCATGGACACCTGAAGAGGATATAATTCTCGTCTCCTATATTCAACAGCATGGTCCTGGCAATTGGAGATCTGTTCCTACTAGCACTG GTTTGCTGAGATGCAGTAAAAGTTGCAGACTTAGATGGACCAATTATCTTCGCCCTGGTATAAAGCGTGGGAATTTCACCGAGCAAGAAGACAAGATGATCATCCATCTACAAGCCCTTCTTGGCAATCG ATGGGCAGCAATAGCTTCATATCTTCCGCAAAGAACAGATAACGATATCAAGAATTACTGGAACACCCATCTTAAAAAGAGGCTCCATAACTACCGTTCCAATTCCGACCAAGAAAACCATCATCATCAACAGGGTGCGTCTACATCATCATCGTCCTCAGAAACCATCACCACTGCCAAAGGTCAATGGGAAAGAAAGCTCCAAACTGATATCCACATGGCCAAACAAGCTCTTTCTGATGCCCTATCACTCCACACCAAACCCACCACTTCATGGCAGCAGCCGCCAACCCCTACTGCTCCTATCGATCACCAACCAGAGTTACCACCTCCACCTCCGGTAATATTTAACGCCTCCAGTTATGCATTGAGTTCCGAAAACATTGCTAGGTTGCTCCCAAACTGGCTGAAGAAAAGCGGAAAATCTTCACAAACAAGCTCTGAAAGCATCGGTACTTTTAACCAGCAGTTCCCAAGTCCTCCAACAAGTGAAGGGTTAAAAAACTATGGCAATTCCGAAGTTTCAGAGACAACAAGCTTGTTCCAAGCTGAAAGTAAACCAAACATCATGGAATATCAAATACCTTCTCTTACTTTCTTGGAGAAGTGTCTGTTTGATGATGCTGCACAAGGACATGAAGGCTTTATGGATATGTCATTAGAAGAAAGTGATAGCTTATTCTAA